The DNA segment TCACGGTCGCCGTTCCACGCTGTCCGAACCGCAGCGCCGCCCACACGACGAGGGGGAAGACGGCATAGTGGAACGGGTAGCCCGCGAGCGGGCCCACGTGACGCCCGGCAAACACCACGGCGCCGACGGCGAAGGTGGCGAGGAGGAGCGTCGCCGCCTCGCCGCGGCGCTCCGACGGGAGGAGAGCGGGCTGCGCCGTCGCCCACACGAGCAGCAGCGGCGCCGTGACGAGGTCGCCCAGGGCGTCGCCGATCCACCACGTCCACCACAATGTCGCGGACGCGCTCCACGGCTGCACGCCGCCGAGGCAGAGGCTCACGACGCCGATCGTGGCGGAAGCCATCGTGCTGCAGGCCGCGGCCAGAGCGACGAGGGCCAGCACGTCGCGCAGTCGGTCGAGCGCGGGACGCGTGTGCGCGCGCTCGAGCAGCCAGGCACCGATCAGGGCCTCCAGCGTGTTGCCGACGGCGATGCCGGCGGCCGTCCCCAGCGGCTCGTTCGCGGTCGCGTTCGCCAGGAAGGCGCCGAGAGCGATTCCGGGCACGACCCATCGACGTCCGAGCAGCACCACGCTCGCGAGCGCGATGCCGCTGGGTGGCCACACGAGCGTCACCTGCTCGGCCGAGAAGGCCATCGTGAGGCCGAGCTTCGCGGCGGCGAAGTACACCAGGGCCGTCGCGAGCATGATCACCACGCCCGGCGCACCGGCCCTGGATGGCCGTCCGTCTGTGCCGACCGCCTGGATCATTGATCGTCGCCCGCCTGCCGAACCGTACCCGTCCAGGCCCGAGCTGCGCAACGCCCGACGTCGATCCATCGGTTGACCCGGCGTCGGGTCGCATGTGACAGTGCGCCGCGATGATCCTGCGGGCGACGGCGCCGGTCGTCGTGCTCGCGGGCTACATCGCGGTGCTCGTCTGGCTCACGTGGCCGCTCGGCGCCCACCTGGGGACCCACCTCGCGAACACGCTCATCGTGTGTCGCACCGACATCCCGTACATCGCGTGGACGCTCGCCTGGCAGAGCCACGCCCTGGCGGCCGATCCCGCACACTACCTCGACGCCAACATCTACTGGCCGGCCCCGCACGCGCTCCTGTTCGGCGACCCCGGGCTCTCGGCGCTCCCGTTCTTCGCGCCCGTCTTCCTCGCGACCGGCAACCCGGCGCTCGCGATCAACGTCGTCTTCCTGCTCTGCCTCGCGCTCACGGCGACGTGCTTCCACGCGGTCGTGCGGCGGTGGACGGGATCGCACGCGGCCGGGATCGTCGCGGGCGCCGTCTTCCTGGTCGACCCGTGGGGCGTCTGGCGCTTCTTTCCCTGGGCCCCGAGCTACACCGTGCTGCTCGGTTTCCCGCTGCTCGTGTACCTCACGAGCCGCCCGAACCCGTCCTGGCGCCGGGCGCTGGTGCTCGTTCCCCTGATCGTCTTCCAGGCGCTCGCGAACCTGGTCTACCTCGCCGCGACCGTGTTTCCGCCGCTCGTCGTCCTCGCGGTGGCGCGCCTGGCGCGTCCGGCGACGCGCACGGCGGGCGTGCGGCTCGCGGCGGCACTCGGCCTGGCGCTCGTCGTGATGGCGCCGATCTACGTCGCGTACTTCGCGGTCCGCAGCGCCAACCCGGCCCTGCACGACCAGAGCATGTGGACCGCACGTCCCGACTCGCCGGCGCTGGCGGGCATACCGGTCGCGCCGATCGGCGGTATCCCGCGCATCGCGACGCGCGTGCCCGAGGACCTCGTGCGGCGCAGCGCGCCCACGTGGATCGCGGTGACGACGCTCGCCGTGGTCGTTCTCGGCATCTTCGCTCGCCTCGCGCGGCGCAGGGAGCCCGGTGCACCCGGGCAGGCGTGGCGGCACGCATGGCTCTGGACGGCGATGGGGTTTGCGATGGCGACGCCCGTCGTGACGCTGTTCGGGAGCGCACCGCTTCGCCTGCCGTACTTCGTCGCGCTCGAGCACCTGGTTCCGTTCGTGCCCGACACGATCCGCGACTTCTCGCGGCTCGGCATCGCGGCGATGATCGGTCTCGCGCTGGTCGCGGGGCTCGCGTTCGCCGAGATCGCGGCGTGGCTCGTCGCGCGGGGCCGTGGCCGGCTCGTTCCCATCGCCGCCGCGCTCGTGGTCGTACTCCTCGCCGTCGAATACGACGTCCCCGAGCGGCACCGGTTCGAGATCGCGCCGGCGATCGACGGCAGGTCCACGGTGATGGAGGCGCTCCGCGCCGGCCGGGGGCCCGTCCTCGAGCTCCCGGTCGGATGGCAGGGTACGCAGGCGTGGCCGCACGCACGCGCGATGTACCGGTCGATCTTCTACTGGCGGCCGCTGCTGAACGGCTACTCGAGCTACTGGCCGACCGGGTGGCCCGCCCGCATGCAGCTCGCGATGCGGCTCCCGGAGCGCGACGCGCTCGCGACCCTGCGACGGGAGACGGGCCTCGCCTCGCTGATCGTCGACACGGCGTACGTCGACGCGGGCACGCGCGCCGCCTGGCTCGCGCTCGCGACCGCGGGCGGGCGCGACGGCCTGCGGCTCGTCGTGCGCGACGGCGATCTCCTGCTGTTCGCGGTCGGGGACGCGCCCTCGTGAAGCGATCGGGCTGGGGCTCCTCCGGCGCTCTCGAGCTGGGCCTGCGGGTCGCCGGCTTCGAGTACCACGCGCCCGAAGTCGTGGTCGGCGCCGGGCAGGGTCTCAACCGCTTCGACCCGCGCTGGCTCTGGGAGCCGCGTCCAGGGGCGACGGCCGACCGCTGCGGCAACACGATCAACGCCGACGGCTACCGCGGCGCACCGCATCCCCGCACGCCGCCGCCAGGGGTGCTGCGCATCGCGACGATCGGGGACTCGAGCACGTTCGGTCTCGGCGTGTGCACGCCCCAGACGTATGCCATGCAGCTCGAGCGACACCTCCCGCGCAGCAAGGTCCTGAACTTCGGCGTGATCGGCTTCACGGCGCTGCAGGGATCGCGGCTGCTGGAGGGGCGGGTGCTCGCCTACCAGCCGCGGGTCCTCGTGGCAGCGTTCGGCGCCGTCAACGAGGCGATCCCCGCGCTCGACATGGACGTGGAGACGCGCCTCGCGCGTGCGGCCAGCGTCCAACCGTGGGCGATGCGCCTGCGCGACCTGCGCATCATGCAGCTCGCCGAGCGATGGATCCTGCCGCCCTTGCCGCTTCCGGGGCCGGAGGACGTCGTCCCGAAGGGCGTCGACTCGGCGCCGAACGAGACCGTCGACAGCTTCGCCCGCGCCCTGCGGGCGATCGTCGAGACGAGCCGCGCCCACGGCGCGGAAGCCGTGCTCGTGGTTCCGCCGCGCCGCGGCGACTACGAGGCGAAGTGGGCCACGTTCCCGGCCTACGATGCAGCCGTGCGCGGCGCGGCCGCCGCCACGGGCGCACCGCTTGCCGACGTCCACGACGCCTTCCGGAGCGACCCGCGCGGCGACGATGTCCTGTTCGTCGACGCCGTGCATCCGAGCGCGGCCGGGCACGAGCTCTATGCGCGGGTGGTGGCCGATGCGGTCCGGAAGGCGCTGCTCGCCGTAGCGGGTGGTACGCGACGAGGCGCCGTCGCGAGCGCGAGCAGCGCCGGCAGGATCGCGAGCGCGAGCAGCGCGACCACGGCGCCCTCGCGCAGCCCCTGGATCTCGTACGCGACCACGATCTCGTGGTTGCCGGGCGGAACGAGGAGCGCCTGGAAGAAGCCGCCTGCGGGGACGAGCGCGGCGGGGCGACCATCGAGCGTGGCTTCCCAGCCGCCCCGATGAGCGTCGCGCGCGACGAGCCAGGTCGGGCGATCGACGCGCACGCGCATGCGGGCGAGCTCCGGGGTCTGGCGCAGCACGAGGAGCGTGCCGCGCGGGTCGCCGCTCCAGGTCGTGCCCGTGGGCGTCGTTTCGACGTCGGCGTGATCCGACGTGAGCGCCTCGCCGCGCCGCGCGCGCGCGATCATGTCGTCGGGACCGAGGGCGGTGGCCTCGGCGGCCAGCTGGAAGCGCGGCGCGGCGGCGAACGGGGGACGCAGCGCCCGCAGACCGGATCGCACCGGCGG comes from the Candidatus Eisenbacteria bacterium genome and includes:
- a CDS encoding SGNH/GDSL hydrolase family protein — protein: MKRSGWGSSGALELGLRVAGFEYHAPEVVVGAGQGLNRFDPRWLWEPRPGATADRCGNTINADGYRGAPHPRTPPPGVLRIATIGDSSTFGLGVCTPQTYAMQLERHLPRSKVLNFGVIGFTALQGSRLLEGRVLAYQPRVLVAAFGAVNEAIPALDMDVETRLARAASVQPWAMRLRDLRIMQLAERWILPPLPLPGPEDVVPKGVDSAPNETVDSFARALRAIVETSRAHGAEAVLVVPPRRGDYEAKWATFPAYDAAVRGAAAATGAPLADVHDAFRSDPRGDDVLFVDAVHPSAAGHELYARVVADAVRKALLAVAGGTRRGAVASASSAGRIASASSATTAPSRSPWISYATTISWLPGGTRSAWKKPPAGTSAAGRPSSVASQPPR